The following DNA comes from Capsicum annuum cultivar UCD-10X-F1 chromosome 7, UCD10Xv1.1, whole genome shotgun sequence.
TGGCCTAGCATGCATCAACATAGCATGCACTGATAACATTTAAAACTTTTTATAATGACAATTTTCATTTGGAATTCAAAACCATTGGAGAATTGTGACGGACCTAAAATAAAGGTGGTTTGGTTTGTTTTAGATTATCGTGTGCCTCCGAACCCGCATCAAGAGTTAAAAGCAGATGCTTGCTACAAGATAAGACACCAAGTAGCTTGTGAAATACGGCTATTCATTTAGACTAAGTAGTATACAGGCTTAAATACCTCCTACTGAGGTACCAATTTGAGAAACTTAGATTTGATGTTTGTTTTAACtgaaaacagaaaaaataaaagaaaaagaaatacttCAACATGGTCATCAAACAAGTGATTTGTTGCTGTCTCATAGAAACCATAATCAATATCACTAGTATTTGACAAGATGAAATGAATGCACAAAAGTGGGATTAGGAAAAAGGAAGGGTAAGCCTAAATATTCTTAATTCATATTGATCAATCCAAACAAGCAAAACCCAAACAGCCTTTGAATTAGAGAGGGAAAGGAGAGGGATCAGTAAGACAAACCTTCTCCTTTGCCCAGCTGAAAGCAAAGTTGTAAATCTCTCGAAACTTATCtgaagaaagtaaaataaaaaactaaaagtcagAACTTTCATCTGATtaaatataaatcaaatcaaaagtTAAAAGAGCTTATATCCAGAATAAGAATTTAtataagagaaaatatcaaaacaaggctaaatttTCTTTAACAACAAAAGAGGActtgatcaaaaataaaaaacaccacAAGGAGAGTTCCATGTCATCACATACGTTCATCTCTCATCTCTGAACGCATAAAGGGCAATTTTTCTCTGAGCTTTTCCAATGAATCTATTCTGCCATTCAGGAGACAGCCTCATTAGATCAAGCATCTAACATTTGCAGCAGACAGCGTAAAAGAGAAAATAGTATAGAAGTCAACAGGTCTTAACCTAGGCTTACCCGAGAGATTGTAATCCACTAATGAACTCCTGTTTGGAGAATTCACACATGGTTGCAGCTTTCATGTGCCATGAAAGAACCAACTGAAATTGAATTCAAACGTTTGTGTCAATCAAATATCAAGCAGCTCCTAAatgtttttttccatttttcttttcatctttctCGGTTTTTATTACTCATTTGGAATAGGCAGGAATATTATTctacagattattattattattattattattactactactactactactactactattattattgtgagtaataattattattgttataatttTCGTCTTTTAAGATACTTggataaattatataacaaaagAGAAATTTAAAACATGTCCCATAAGTGAAAAATCaccatcttaattttttttaactaataaTTGTGATGTCCAGGCAAGTACATGTCGCCTCCCACCAGCAACATGTAGCAACATGTGTCAGATAACTCTAGCCACGAAGACTAGGACAGATAGGAAGGAATCACCTCGTGTTGGTCTCTACTGGAATTTGAACCTAAGACCTCACGgctctcaacccacttcattgaccactgaATCACACCCTTGGGTGTGCAATCACCAtctaaatcaacaacaacaacaacaacaaacccagtgtattcccacttagtggggtctgggggggtaagatgtacgcagtccatacctctacctctgatgaggtagaaaggctgtttccgaaagacccccggctcaagtaacgagatatcacacaaaaaTCACCATCTAAATCAGAAAAACATAATTGATTCTTTGGCTTCAATTTTACTGTCGTGCCATTCTTTTGATCGTAAATTCATCAGAAATCAGGAACAACTATCGGAATTGATGAAGTCAAAGGGCAATTGCATCACCTTAAAGTTTAAAAAGCCCTATGGCCCACTCTAAGGGGGTGTTTGGTATAAGGGATGAAATAGATAAAGTTATCCGATGTATTGACATATCCCATGGTATTAGCTATCCCTCCatatatatgagataacttaGCCTAACATTGTAGTACAAATGTTTTGGGATAAATAATCCTAAGACTAAATAATACTCCTAACCAAACGCACGCATGATAAAATAATCTTACATTTTATCACGCGATGATCATCCCTTAACCCTCATTCCAAACGATCCCTAAGAGTATAATAGGTGGTAGCTTTTCAATGCAACTACTTCTTCACAATAATTCTATTGATACATATCTTCTTTGAGCGAAATCCTCCCTCCAAAATGAATCCTTAAAAGGGAACATCGAGATAGAAATAGACAAGTAGACGAAAGGTTTAAAGTTAATAGTGCATACCATAACTATATCCTGAGGATCAACCTGACAATAAATCAAAGAGTTAAAATTTACTCAACCATAATAAGAAATAAACAGAGTAGAAAATAGGTGGGAGAAGCTAAAAGTGCAATATACCTACACATCATTTAGAACAAGtttgaaaggaaaaattataCAACCAACTAAAACTACAAAACTCTAAAAGAATTGGTctgataacaataacaatataataagTGGTCTTCTTTATTTTAATCAAAAAGTCCACCATGATGGTGGTGTATTAAGCTTCAGCCCTCGACTCAATATATTAACCAACTAGACTGCCCCCACCTGAATGTCATTGCAAAGGAGGCTAATCCCATCAGCCAAAATCATGTCAGAATATGGGTCTGCAAAAGAAAGAATGTCAAAAAAACAATAATCAATAAGAAAATGCAAGTTAAAAACAAACCAGATGTGTCGTGATAGTCATGTGTAAAAGATGCATGATGATGCAAATAGTCTGCTTTAAATTTCCAGTAACAATAGTAAAATCTCAGCTGCTTTTGTTTACAGCCATACAGCTTTATATCTAGAAAATAGTGTCCATTTTCCAAATTTGTTTTTAAGATTGTTAAGTGAAGGTCACGATCTAGTACTTGATTGGTAGCCATAAGGCTAAAAGATGTGGAATTTTACAACTAATTTTTACTGCTACACTCTTATCAAACTAGATATTGTGCTTGGGATACTATTGTTTAGTTAACTTGAAAGATGATGGTGGGtattgaattgaaagattaaaaaACTCCATTAATAAGCTTGAGGAAACTTGAAGAATAACAAATGAGTCTTCTGAATTTgtgaaaataattcaaaattgtGATTGGATTTGGCTGGGATTAGTGTTTGTGAACTTGTAATTGAAATTTCAAGTCACATGGAAAGAATTCCACCTATTGACATGAATTTGGTGCTCAATTTGTGAGCGAGTACGGAGAAATAATTGTTGAAGAGTTCCATATTTGCAAAAATGGtccatttgttttttaaaaatatttaatttcttaggCGTCACTAAAAAAGGAACACAGATGGTTCATTGGTTCCTGACGGGCGCGCGAAGCCTCCTCTCCCTCGAGATGTGGGTTCAAAACCAGCTAATAACATTTATTTTCAAGGGGAGCCttgaagtaactggtaaagttgctgccatgtgattaggaggtcacgggttcaaaccttggaaacagcctctgacagaaatgcaaggtaaggttgtgtACAATAGATACTTGAGGTCAGGACTTTTCCCGGACCCTGCGtatagtgggagctttagtgcaccgggctgcccttccTAGGCGTCATCAAAATATGACTTGGAATTCCGTGTGTAATTGATTGTATTACACGCACACTGACCTGATAAGAAAAGGGTTTAAAATACTATGTTCTATTGAGTTTAAGTGTTCAATTGGCAAAGTCATAAGTAGAAGGGTCCAGCTGACAACCTGAATCGAGTATAAGGGTCTTCCAGGTCATTCTTCCATTATGTTATATAGTTCaaataagaacaaaaattatgcaaggtagaattttatttaattttgaagtccGAAATTTTAGGCTTATACATAGTtccatttattaaattatttttaggaaCTAAGTTGTTATAGTGGTATTGTCCACACTATCTTTACGAATAACAAATATCTTTAATACTTCGTATGTTTTGATAAATGGTATATGTTTACCTTTTTTGATAACAGCATTCCCTATTGATAACAGCACACGTGTTGGTCTGCATGTTCGACTAAAAACTTTTCACACCAAAAACTCCAGTAAATATCTAGATAATATAAATGGATGACAGAATACCACTTCCAGACATGAATTGAAGGAGGTATAACACTTGTATCTATCTTGGATAGTCATGAGTTGAACTCTACCTATTAGGGTTGAAGTTTGAACAGTGACAGGTTGATTTTGGGCTGCTTCATGGGTTGAGTTTGGCTAGCTTTTGTCATGGGTTAAGATGAGTTGTGCCCAAACATAACCCATTTGTAACGTAGCGCATGCCCAACCCACTAAAACTTGGGTCGGACATGAGTTTGGGCTGAATTAAACAACCATAGGACCTAGCAAGCATGATTGTGCTAAATGTCATTTTGTGCTACTTTGCCTATGCCTCTAAAGCAGATACAGAACCCTCAtatcaagataataatataataaggCATCCGAGGAACTCTATGCGTAGGATAATCTCTTTGTTGGGTTAACTACACAGGATCACCATTCATTATTTTCAAGAACTTACACATTTacctttaattattattttgcaAGTCAAACACATTTTATTAATGTTTGTGGGACACACAATGTTTTCACTCATTGACGTGACACGGTACACGTGCAAAATGCGCGCAAAAACTAGTACTCAATAAAAGAACAAAGTTAAATCAAAATAACTCAAATCTTTTTGTTTCTTGATAGAGAATATCAAAACTACATAATGTCAAGAGAGCAAACAATAAATTGAAATACCAAAAAAGTGGTATCTAGTTATGAAATATGTAATGATACTAAGCTTGCCTTTGTATCTATTGTAAAGCTCCTCCAACCGCCTCGTGTCAGCAGAAGACTTGACTTGTGACTGGCTATAAAAGACATCAAATGCTCCTTCAAGACTCCAATCACAAACCTTCAAAGCCTGAAGAGCAACTTTTTCACTGTGTACAAATAAGATGATGGAGAGTTATCAGTGTGTACTAGACAAACATTCCTAACAGGTTTATAGGCTGAACTTGCTTGCTTGATTAGACAAAAGAAAGTATGCGAATTGTGCAAGAGAGTAAGTTAGGGAATGAAGATAGATATACTTAAAAGATAGCTACCTCGCCCCAGTTATGGTCATAAACTGCTGAACTTTGTCCCGGCGCCCTACTCCTAGCTTGTTCTGCTAAGCAGATGTGAAAAATAAGGAGACTTGCACATAAAATAAATAGAGAATTAAAAAGATAATGAATAGGCAGCTCAGCTCTGCTTGCCATAATTGAGAATTGAGTAGCAAACAGATATCCTAGCACTGACCATCTTTTCGGGAAGGGGCAACGATCGATGGAGAGATAACTTGCTACCCGTCCGGGGAGAGATTCTGTTGCTAGGGTTTCGTCGGTGTTCCAATCTCCCCCTCTATGCTCAGGGACCCGACCCTcaactttcctttttcttttattttcagcTTCAAATCAATTCAATTTCAACGTGACGGACATTGGGGTCCACCAGTCCAAACCGGATACAAAGCCTCTTCCTCTATTCGTGCTCTCTCTCttgctttaatatttttatatttgtagataacaggtttttttttttttttttatgaactgACTTTTTCACAAGAGCAGGCAAGTTCAGAAGGCAGATATCTCCAAGCAAAATTTACCTCGTATTCCTCGAGAGCTTGTGTTCTTGGATGCTATCAAGAGGATAGTGGGtataataagcaaaaatataaaagtaaacaACAAAAAGGAATGTtattaaatttgtattttatgattAGAACTTATTAAATAtaatcttataaaaaaaaatagataaaaaaatttaattgacaaGTCATCGATAATTACATTAATGAGGcaatttcaattatttaaaatatcaaaggcGTAAATTGATTTCATAAAAGCAACTGATAagaatcataaatcaaatataaaaaatgcgGATAAATCACATCTCGTTAAGGTGACTTGTAAATAGCATTTCATAAAAGCAAATTATAAATATCATACATCACATTTataaatgtaaataaaaaatattcatgtatttaaaatgtgactAATAAGTTACTTTTCGATATATAATTTATAAGTCGATTGTTATTAATAAGATTTTATCAATTACCGATATTAGAACATTACGAAATTAACAAAGGTAATAAAATTTCTAGGtccataaattataaaaaaaaggatTCAACATACTagcaactaaaaattaaaataatgaattaaatgTAGTTCGGACAGTACTTTGGCGGTAAAAAAATTTACTAAATCCTTTGTCAACTTCTCCATATTTGTTTTCCATGTTCAGATAACCTCTGGTTTGATTTCATTTGTATAGCACAAGTACGCTCAACAAACACCATTTTAGATGAATTATTTGTGGTTTGTCATTTTCAGTGCACGTAATTGTCTTAGTTGATAGCAACGTAATTCACACTCTACATCCGCTATGAGATTCTTGTTGTCAAAAAGATAATCACTAGACAANNNNNNNNNNNNNNNNNNNNNNNNNNNNNNNNNNNNNNNNNNNNNNNNNNNNNNNNNNNNNNNNNNNNNNNNNNNNNNNNNNNNNNNNNNNNNNNNNNNNNNNNNNNNNNNNNNNNNNNNNNNNNNNNNNNNNNNNNNNNNNNNNNNNNNNNNNNNNNNNNNNNNNNNNNNNNNNNNNNNNNNNNNNNNNNNNNNNNNNNNNNNNNNNNNNNNNNNNNNNNNNNNNNNNNNNNNNNNNNNNNNNNNNNNNNNNNNNNNNNNNNNNNNNNNNNNNNNNNNNNNNNNNNNNNNNNNNNNNNNNNNNNNNNNNNNNNNNNNNNNNNNNNNNNNNNNNNNNNNNNNNNNNNNNNNNNNNNNNNNNNNNNNNNNNNNNNNNNNNNNNNNNNNNNNNNNNNNNNNNNNNNNNNNNNNNNNNNNNNNNNNNNNNNNNNNNNNNNNNNNNNNNNNNNNNNNNNNNNNNNNNNNNNNNNNNNNNNNNNNNNNNNNNNNNNNNNNNNNNNNNNNNNNNNNNNNNNNNNNNNNNNNNNNNNNNNNNNNNNNNNNNNNNNNNNNNNNNNNNNNNNNNNNNNNNNNNNNNNNNNNNNNNNNNNNNNNNNNNNNNNNNNNNNNNNNNNNNNNNNNNNNNNNNNNNNNNNNNNNNNNNNNNNNNNNNNNNNNNNNNNNNNNNNNNNNNNNNNNNNNNNNNNNNNNNNNNNNNNNNNNNNNNNNNNNNNNNNNNNNNNNNNNNNNNNNNNNNNNNNNNNNNNNNNNNNNNNNNNNNNNNNNNNNNNNNNNNNNNNNNNNNNNNNNNNNNNNNNNNNNNNNNNNNNNNNNNNNNNNNNNNNNNNNNNNNNNNNNNNNNNNNNNNNNNNNNNNNNNNNNNNNNNNNNNNNNNNNNNNNNNNNNNNNNNNNNNNNNNNNNNNNNNNNNNNNNNNNNNNNNNNNNNNNNNNNNNNNNNNNNNNNNNNNNNNNNNNNNNNNNNNNNNNNNNNNNNNNNNNNNNNNNNNNNNNNNNNNNNNNNNNNNNNNNNNNNNNNNNNNNNNNNNNNNNNNNNNNNNNNNNNNNNNNNNNNNNNNNNNNNNNNNNNNNNNNNNNNNNNNNNNNNNNNNNNNNNNNNNNNNNNNNNNNNNNNNNNNNNNNNNNNNNNNNNNNNNNNNNNNNNNNNNNNNNNNNNNNNNNNNNNNNNNNNNNNNNNNNNNNNNNNNNNNNNNNNNNNNNNNNNNNNNNNNNNNNNNNNNNNNNNNNNNNNNNNNNNNNNNNNNNNNNNNNNNNNNNNNNNNNNNNNNNNNNNNNNNNNNNNNNNNNNNNNNNNNNNNNNNNNNNNNNNNNNNNNNNNNNNNNNNNNNNNNNNNNNNNNNNNNNNNNNNNNNNNNNNNNNNNNNNNNNNNNNNNNNNNNNNNNNNNNNNNNNNNNNNNNNNNNNNNNNNNNNNNNNNNNNNNNNNNNNNNNNNNNNNNNNNNNNNNNNNNNNNNNNNNNNNNNNNNNNNNNNNNNNNNNNNNNNNNNNNNNNNNNNNNNNNNNNNNNNNNNNNNNNNNNNNNNNNNNNNNNNNNNNNNNNNNNNNNNNNNNNNNNNNNNNNNNNNNNNNNNNNNNNNNNNNNNNNNNNNNNNNNNNNNNNNNNNNNNNNNNNNNNNNNNNNNNNNNNNNNNNNNNNNNNNNNNNNNNNNNNNNNNNNNNNNNNNNNNNNNNNNNNNNNNNNNNNNNNNNNNNNNNNNNNNNNNNNNNNNNNNNNNNNNNNNNNNNNNNNNNNNNNNNNNNNNNNNNNNNNNNNNNNNNNNNNNNNNNNNNNNNNNNNNNNNNNNNNNNNNNNNNNNNNNNNNNNNNNNNNNNNNNNNNNNNNNNNNNNNNNNNNNNNNNNNNNNNNNNNNNNNNNNNNNNNNNNNNNNNNNNNNNNNNNNNNNNNNNNNNNNNNNNNNNNNNNNNNNNNNNNNNNNNNNNNNNNNNNNNNNNNNNNNNNNNNNNNNNNNNNNNNNNNNNNNNNNNNNNNNNNNNNNNNNNNNNNNNNNNNNNNNNNNNNNNNNNNNNNNNNNNNNNNNNNNNNNNNNNNNNNNNNNNNNNNNNNNNNNNNNNNNNNNNNNNNNNNNNNNNNNNNNNNNNNNNNNNNNNNNNNNNNNNNNNNNNNNNNNNNNNNNNNNNNNNNNNNNNNNNNNNNNNNNNNNNNNNNNNNNNNNNNNNNNNNNNNNNNNNNNNNNNNNNNNNNNNNNNNNNNNNNNNNNNNNNNNNNNNNNNNNNNNNNNNNNNNNNNNNNNNNNNNNNNNNNNNNNNNNNNNNNNNNNNNNNNNNNNNNNNNNNNNNNNNNNNNNNNNNNNNNNNNNNNNNNNNNNNNNNNNNNNNNNNNNNNNNNNNNNNNNNNNNNNNNNNNNNNNNNNNNNNNNNNNNNNNNNNNNNNNNNNNNNNNNNNNNNNNNNNNNNNNNNNNNNNNNNNNNNNNNNNNNNNNNNNNNNNNNNNNNNNNNNNNNNNNNNNNNNNNNNNNNNNNNNNNNNNNNNNNNNNNNNNNNNNNNNNNNNNNNNNNNNNNNNNNNNNNNNNNNNNNNNNNNNNNNNNNNNNNNNNNNNNNNNNNNNNNNNNNNNNNNNNNNNNNNNNNNNNNNNNNNNNNNNNNNNNNNNNNNNNNNNNNNNNNNNNNNNNNNNNNNNNNNNNNNNNNNNNNNNNNNNNNNNNNNNNNNNNNNNNNNNNNNNNNNNNNNNNNNNNNNNNNNNNNNNNNNNNNNNNNNNNNNNNNNNNNNNNNNNNNNNNNNNNNNNNNNNNNNNNNNNNNNNNNNNNNNNNNNNNNNNNNNNNNNNNNNNNNNNNNNNNNNNNNNNNNNNNNNNNNNNNNNNNNNNNNNNNNNNNNNNNNNNNNNNNNNNNNNNNNNNNNNNNNNNNNNNNNNNNNNNNNNNNNNNNNNNNNNNNNNNNNNNNNNNNNNNNNNNNNNNNNNNNNNNNNNNNNNNNNNNNNNNNNNNNNNNNNNNNNNNNNNNNNNNNNNNNNNNNNNNNNNNNNNNNNNNNNNNNNNNNNNNNNNNNNNNNNNNNNNNNNNNATATATTAGCAGTCGGCAATTGCAATATCAAGTCTCTAAAAGTCAAAATCTTCTTTGCCATCCAACTTGGTTGCAAAGATCATGACAATAACTGATTTAGGAGTTTGTGATACAGTGAATGAGAATCGACTTCATTCATAGTTTGTCTACTTTGTGAGTCATGTCCCAATGTAATTTTGTAATAGATGTTTGGTTTCATTTTGAAGGTTGTTTGAGTTCAAACCACCAGTAGAGATCACACCAATTCTATCCCAAACAATaagattcttttttctttttctttttttctttatgatAACAACTTCACTGGACTAAAGAAAACTTCTGCAACACCCATCAATTAGTTTCAACATTCCGGAGAAAATAAGGAATAACTCTACCTTTCAAAAATTGTGATTTATGAACATAGTTATAAATTATATTAGTAAAATTCCGACGAAATATTTGCTATCTCTGACTtacaaattaattaaattagcttttaaAAGCAATAGTCTTTTCCCCCTAACTTATCCCCCACACtaactttagcacttaaacttaactttcatttatttaccttccttaacaactttcaagtggaTTAAATTCACCTCTATGACTGacgtgacaaaaaaaaaaaagacgagtgatttttattttatttttaaaaaggccactttattgctattattatttaaaaagggTCACTTTATTgctgaaattaaaagaaaatcaaagggTATATCTTCTTcacattttcatcttcttcatcactccccttccccatccccacccccaacactccatttcttcatcttcttcatacatTCATCCCGTTTCTTCGTAATCTCCTTCCTATCAAGTCCTAATTGattcaaaatttcatttttcgaCAATCAAAAAGGTTTTaagattgatgaacaagtttagTTCTTGGCCAGGaatttcatgtcatgcgaataCCATCtatgtcatttctgaatttgggacTGCTTATGCCATTTCTGTAGACATTTTGAGTAGAAGATTGAAAATTTGGGAGTTTTGGGATTTTATGATTTAGTTAATGTgaatgaatttgaatttgagattttgtgtacTGATGTGTTTTTATGATCATGTACTTATATTTAATCCATTGTTGAATTTCCtcaagttaattttttatttgataaagaaaaaaaaatcaccgAAAAACTTGCAACATGGTTCGCCGGAACAGTGAATTTCGGTGATGGATGgagtattttgaatgttgtttctTATGTTCACGGGTGAAATCAAGGGATGTGGGGGTCGATTTTGTGTCAATGGACAAAATAaagattattgttattgttcttgttcatcaatttttttacaaaaattcaaTCTTGTTAGTGTTTCTTGAATTGGGTGGTACttaaatttacataatttatacattttaatatatattttaccttttttcaagaatctttatgaaattttttagtgtaattttggTGGTGGCAGCCGCCGTGGTGGTGATAGCAATGGTGGTTGTCGGAAGTTGCCAGCAGAGGTGTTGAGTTTGGAGAGGATTGGTGGGAAAATGAAAGTGGAGGAAGTTAGAGCTAGGTCCGTTCATGGCCCCTCCTCCAATTTCTTGTTCATGGTTTCTCCTCCTGTGTATATAATCTGAACGTTTGAAGAAAATGAAAGGGAGGGGGGGAAGgtgttgtgtatatatatatatttatttatttttattttatatatatttaaaaaatattttacttgcGTTGCATTGACGTGACATTGATGTGTaagcga
Coding sequences within:
- the LOC107878926 gene encoding DCN1-like protein 1 isoform X3; translated protein: MNKLGVGRRDKVQQFMTITGASEKVALQALKVCDWSLEGAFDVFYSQSQVKSSADTRRLEELYNRYKDPYSDMILADGISLLCNDIQVDPQDIVMLVLSWHMKAATMCEFSKQEFISGLQSLGIDSLEKLREKLPFMRSEMRDEHKFREIYNFAFSWAKEKGQKSLALDTAIGMWQLLFAEKQWPLVDHWCQFLQARHNKAISRDTWSQLLEFARNVDPALSNYDAEGAWPYLIDEFVEYLTENNIVQIGQMSDWSQKC
- the LOC107878926 gene encoding DCN1-like protein 1 isoform X1, which codes for MNKLGVGRRDKVQQFMTITGASEKVALQALKVCDWSLEGAFDVFYSQSQVKSSADTRRLEELYNRYKVFSRTCRPTRVLLSIGNAVIKKDPYSDMILADGISLLCNDIQVDPQDIVMLVLSWHMKAATMCEFSKQEFISGLQSLGIDSLEKLREKLPFMRSEMRDEHKFREIYNFAFSWAKEKGQKSLALDTAIGMWQLLFAEKQWPLVDHWCQFLQARHNKAISRDTWSQLLEFARNVDPALSNYDAEGAWPYLIDEFVEYLTENNIVQIGQMSDWSQKC
- the LOC107878926 gene encoding DCN1-like protein 1 isoform X2, which encodes MQNKLGVGRRDKVQQFMTITGASEKVALQALKVCDWSLEGAFDVFYSQSQVKSSADTRRLEELYNRYKDPYSDMILADGISLLCNDIQVDPQDIVMLVLSWHMKAATMCEFSKQEFISGLQSLGIDSLEKLREKLPFMRSEMRDEHKFREIYNFAFSWAKEKGQKSLALDTAIGMWQLLFAEKQWPLVDHWCQFLQARHNKAISRDTWSQLLEFARNVDPALSNYDAEGAWPYLIDEFVEYLTENNIVQIGQMSDWSQKC